In one Culex quinquefasciatus strain JHB chromosome 2, VPISU_Cqui_1.0_pri_paternal, whole genome shotgun sequence genomic region, the following are encoded:
- the LOC6037125 gene encoding deoxyuridine 5'-triphosphate nucleotidohydrolase encodes MKPDTKCVLRFAKLTDQAIAPSKGSAKAAGFDLKSAYEYTVPARGKQLVMTDIQVQLPEGCYGRVAPRSGLAVKNFIDVGAGVVDEDYRGNLGVVLFNHSDNEFKVARGDRIAQFICERIFYPELEEVASLTETERGAGGFGSTGTQ; translated from the exons atgaagCCTGATACCAAGTGTGTTCTCCGTTTCGCCAAACTGACGGACCAGGCTATCGCTCCGTCCAAAGGTTCCGCCAAGGCCGCCGGATTCGACTTGAAGAG CGCCTACGAGTACACCGTTCCGGCCCGCGGCAAGCAGCTGGTTATGACCGACATCCAGGTTCAGCTGCCGGAGGGTTGCTACGGTCGGGTGGCGCCCCGCTCGGGTTTGGCCGTGAAGAACTTTATCGATGTCGGTGCCGGCGTCGTGGACGAGGACTATCGTGGCAACCTGGGGGTGGTCCTGTTCAACCATTCCGACAACGAGTTCAAGGTGGCCCGCGGCGATCGGATTGCGCAGTTTATCTGCGAGCGGATCTTCTACCCCGAGCTAGAAGAGGTCGCCAGTTTGACGGAAACGGAACGCGGTGCGGGAGGGTTCGGTTCCACGGGAACGCAGTGA
- the LOC119766339 gene encoding LOW QUALITY PROTEIN: uncharacterized protein LOC119766339 (The sequence of the model RefSeq protein was modified relative to this genomic sequence to represent the inferred CDS: inserted 1 base in 1 codon), which translates to MLYPEDDLITYDALNSASDSSEDESSYGEPEFLLDQCDEADSAPYLVDELFVRDQSVNSEETNNANEPRASGSKPRSVSKRKLQNGLSALNEPSGSKRQKDKPLTFKGEVIIKNFKNQKGADPCGVLDVQADDSDGVLRKIWDYCAPFVHRGVVFNDTIHDTIAAESDSSIALVAWEEDMPSYESCWNFMQVHDKMSKRYFCPSKIEAKSLLSWEDKDVCVILXKYSASVTSKKRWTLLKEKLLSPILKDRAGAEAISSVNAVKSELKERHGRYLCADDIVWLCWANYICTMPSENRAALIDNSPPTHMVELFSTVPVHSETLLEKGRLDLQVASTVIASYRTNIEQMESDHQQLLNLASLQGQRLAHMREKLTEHEAMINAMKRTVSARETSFSEELARGVTDSNDDQHA; encoded by the exons ATGTTATACCCTGAAGACGATTTAATCACATATGACGCATTGAACTCAGCATCCGATTCATCGGAAGACGAGTCGAGCTACGGGGAACCAGAATTTCTACTGGATCAATGCGATGAGGCCGATTCTGCTCCGTACCTCGTGGACGAACTTTTCGTGCGTGATCAGTCGGTGAATAGTGAAGAGACGAACAACGCAAACGAACCACGTGCTTCCGGCTCAAAACCAAGATCAGTGTCCAAGAGAAAG TTACAGAATGGGTTGTCTGCATTGAACGAGCCGTCAGGAAGCAAGAGGCAAAAGGACAAGCCTTTAACGTTTAAAGGCGAAGTgataattaaaaactttaagaaCCAAAAAGGCGCAGATCCATGTGGTGTCTTGGATGTTCAAGCAGATGATTCAGATGGCGTGTTGCGTAAAATCTGGGATTATTGCGCTCCATTTGTACACCGTGGAGTTGTGTTCAATGACACCATTCATGACACAATAGCAGCAGAGAGCGATTCTTCGATTGCATTGGTTGCGTGGGAGGAAGACATGCCGTCTTACGAATCGTGCTGGAACTTCATGCAGGTCCACGATAAAATGAGCAAGCGGTACTTTTGTCCCTCGAAGATTGAGGCGAAGTCACTGCTAAGCTGGGAGGATAAAGATGTGTGTGTTATCC TTAAGTACAGTGCTTCGGTTACTAGTAAGAAACGATGGACTCTGCTGAAAGAAAAGCTGTTGAGCCCAATTCTAAAGGATCGTGCGGGTGCTGAAGCGATTTCATCGGTCAACGCTGTGAAATCTGAGCTGAAGGAACGGCATGGCAGGTACCTCTGTGCCGATGATATCGTCTGGTTGTGCTGGGCCAACTACATCTGTACCATGCCTTCAGAAAATCGAGCAGCTTTGATCGACAACTCCCCACCAACACACATGGTGGAACTATTTTCTACGGTGCCAGTTCACAGCGAAACTCTGCTAGAAAAAGGTCGGCTCGATCTTCAGGTGGCCTCAACTGTAATTGCTTCTTACAGAACCAACATCGAACAGATGGAATCCGATCATCAGCAGCTGCTGAACCTTGCCAGCCTGCAGGGTCAAAGATTAGCCCACATGCGGGAGAAGCTGACTGAACACGAAGCGATGATCAACGCGATGAAAAGGACCGTGTCTGCACGGGAAACCAGTTTTTCTGAAGAGCTAGCTCGTGGCGTAACCGACAGCAATGATGATCAACATGCATAA
- the LOC119767516 gene encoding uncharacterized protein LOC119767516, translated as MAHARQEVLHKHASPNTILHCIYGFYYLKLSKTQLAKIYCKHPSTISNWIEKYDENELCSRKEREQVYIKFSPSERSYLIDLYKSCPVLLLDEAKQRFQLKFGKQISITTINRILHAEGYSWKVLERRAVQLRTQDVCRYHAELSVLMWDIHNLVFLDEFAVDNRGILRTKGYAPIGERIVFRGEFTRRPRVSMLSFLGVNGLLESFSVEGTFTRVKFFECVRAFATSGRVMQHPGVYSIWILDGARIHCHHAIIEYLRSIGVIAIFLPAYAPFYNPIELVFGYLKRYLKRTYVENSSEDLLVVIAKALKQWKNRDCSKIFRKCGYFSGGLFDPSVGFNKACKV; from the coding sequence ATGGCGCATGCTCGGCAGGAAGTGCTTCACAAGCACGCTTCCCCCAACACGATTCTCCATTGCATTTACGGCTTTTACTACTTAAAACTAAGTAAAACTCAACTGGCCAAAATTTATTGCAAGCACCCATCTACGATTTCAAACTGGATTGAAAAGTACGACGAAAACGAGCTTTGCTCGAGGAAGGAAAGGGAGCAGGTGTACATAAAATTTTCACCGTCCGAAAGGTCATATTTGATCGACCTTTACAAGTCTTGTCCTGTTCTTCTTCTGGACGAGGCGAAACAACGGTTCCAGCTCAAGTTCGGCAAGCAAATAAGCATTACAACCATCAATCGCATATTGCATGCCGAAGGGTACAGCTGGAAAGTTCTGGAGCGTCGAGCGGTGCAGTTGCGGACTCAAGATGTATGCCGGTATCATGCTGAACTATCTGTTCTAATGTGGGACATTCATAATTTGGTGTTTCTTGACGAGTTTGCTGTTGACAACCGAGGAATATTGAGGACCAAGGGGTACGCTCCTATTGGTGAGCGGATCGTGTTCCGAGGCGAGTTTACTCGCCGCCCAAGAGTTTCAATGCTGAGTTTTCTGGGCGTTAACGGATTGCTCGAGTCGTTTTCTGTGGAAGGTACCTTCACTAGGGTAAAGTTTTTCGAGTGTGTGAGAGCGTTTGCTACATCGGGCCGCGTGATGCAACATCCAGGAGTCTACTCGATCTGGATCCTCGACGGTGCGAGGATCCATTGTCACCATGCGATCATCGAGTACCTGCGATCAATTGGAGTAATCGCGATTTTCTTGCCAGCCTACGCACCATTCTACAACCCGATCGAGCTAGTGTTCGGGTATCTGAAGCGGTACCTTAAACGTACCTACGTTGAAAATAGCTCTGAAGATCTCCTAGTGGTGATTGCAAAGGCGTTGAAACAGTGGAAAAATAGAGATTGCTCCAAGATCTTCAGGAAATGTGGATATTTTTCGGGGGGTCTCTTTGATCCAAGTGTGGGTTTTAATAAAGCTTGTAAGGTTTAG